A portion of the Blastochloris tepida genome contains these proteins:
- the phnH gene encoding phosphonate C-P lyase system protein PhnH gives MSDGTVTLASVALAPGFADPVFDAQRTFRTVMAAMARPGRIEALASELAPPAPMTPALAALALTLADQDTPVWLDQPLAASPDIAAFLRFHAGAPIVADPAEAAFALVSDSRAMPPFDAFAQGSDAYPDRSATLLVQVERFAGPPLTLAGPGLEGTADFAASPLPADFAERLTANQAMFPRGVDLVLCTADRIMALPRSVRLVEAA, from the coding sequence ATGAGCGATGGCACGGTGACTCTCGCGTCGGTGGCGCTGGCGCCCGGCTTTGCCGATCCGGTGTTCGATGCCCAGCGCACATTCCGCACGGTGATGGCGGCGATGGCCCGGCCCGGCCGCATCGAGGCGCTGGCGAGCGAGCTTGCGCCACCCGCGCCGATGACCCCGGCCTTGGCCGCGCTGGCGCTGACGCTCGCCGATCAGGACACGCCGGTTTGGCTCGATCAGCCCTTGGCGGCATCGCCCGACATTGCTGCGTTCCTGCGCTTTCATGCCGGCGCGCCGATCGTCGCCGATCCGGCGGAGGCCGCGTTCGCGCTTGTGTCCGATTCCCGCGCCATGCCGCCGTTCGACGCGTTCGCGCAAGGCTCGGACGCCTATCCCGACCGCTCGGCGACGCTGCTGGTGCAGGTCGAGCGTTTCGCCGGCCCGCCGCTCACCCTGGCCGGTCCCGGCCTCGAAGGCACCGCGGACTTCGCGGCCTCGCCGCTGCCGGCCGATTTCGCCGAACGGCTCACGGCCAACCAGGCGATGTTCCCGCGCGGGGTCGATCTCGTGCTGTGCACGGCCGACCGGATCATGGCGCTGCCGCGCTCGGTGCGACTGGTGGAGGCGGCCTGA
- the phnG gene encoding phosphonate C-P lyase system protein PhnG: MTRDETADRRAAMALLAAAEAGELEAAWAAWPGKPAVADLRKAACGLVMVRGRIGGDGAPFNLGEATVTRAAVRLASGHVGHAYLLGRAPERARLAAIFDALWQDAATRPRVEAELLVPVRARLAAQATKAAAEAAATRVEFFTVTRGDNQEAAS; this comes from the coding sequence ATGACAAGGGACGAGACTGCCGATCGCCGCGCCGCCATGGCGCTCCTCGCTGCCGCCGAGGCCGGCGAGCTTGAGGCCGCCTGGGCGGCATGGCCGGGCAAGCCCGCGGTGGCGGACCTGCGCAAGGCCGCCTGCGGGCTGGTGATGGTGCGTGGCCGCATCGGCGGCGACGGCGCGCCGTTCAATCTCGGCGAGGCGACGGTGACGCGGGCGGCGGTGCGGCTCGCGTCCGGCCATGTCGGCCACGCCTATCTGCTCGGCCGCGCGCCGGAGCGGGCGCGGCTCGCCGCCATCTTCGATGCGCTGTGGCAGGACGCGGCAACACGCCCGCGCGTCGAGGCCGAATTGCTCGTGCCGGTACGCGCACGGCTGGCGGCGCAGGCGACAAAGGCGGCCGCCGAGGCGGCGGCCACCCGCGTCGAGTTCTTCACCGTCACCCGCGGCGACAATCAGGAGGCCGCGTCATGA
- the phnF gene encoding phosphonate metabolism transcriptional regulator PhnF, with amino-acid sequence MPIDLDRPPVDRGSGVSLWRQIAERIECEITTGAYPPGSLLPSESELTERFGVNRHTVRRSLAVLAEKGLVRSVKGRGSFVEEAPLPYPIGRRVRFSENVMAAGRAPRGRLLGVATVVDAEPTRRLGLPARTPLLRIEMVSSANGVPLSRSTSWFEAARFAGLEAELQRTGSVSRAFAAHGIADYARLETAISARLADPAEQELLELPTGRVVLVVEALNADADGRPIQVQRTRFAADRVHLVVNS; translated from the coding sequence GTGCCGATCGATCTTGACCGCCCCCCTGTCGACCGCGGCTCCGGCGTCTCGCTGTGGCGGCAGATCGCCGAGCGCATCGAGTGCGAGATCACCACCGGCGCCTATCCGCCGGGCAGCCTGCTTCCCTCCGAGAGCGAGCTGACCGAACGCTTCGGCGTCAACCGCCACACCGTGCGCCGGTCGCTCGCGGTGCTGGCCGAGAAGGGTCTGGTGCGCTCGGTGAAGGGTCGCGGCAGCTTCGTCGAGGAGGCGCCGCTGCCCTACCCGATCGGCCGGCGCGTGCGGTTCTCCGAGAATGTGATGGCCGCCGGACGGGCGCCGCGCGGCCGGCTGCTCGGCGTCGCCACCGTGGTCGATGCCGAGCCGACCCGCCGCCTCGGCCTGCCAGCGCGCACGCCGCTGCTGCGCATCGAGATGGTGTCGAGCGCCAATGGCGTGCCGCTGTCGCGGTCGACCTCGTGGTTCGAGGCCGCACGCTTCGCCGGGCTCGAGGCCGAGCTGCAGCGCACCGGCTCGGTCAGCCGCGCCTTTGCCGCCCACGGCATCGCCGATTATGCGCGGCTGGAAACGGCGATCTCCGCCCGCCTCGCCGATCCGGCCGAGCAGGAGCTGCTGGAGCTGCCGACCGGCCGCGTGGTGCTGGTGGTCGAGGCGCTGAACGCCGACGCCGACGGCCGGCCGATCCAGGTGCAGCGCACGCGCTTCGCCGCCGACCGCGTGCACCTCGTCGTGAACAGCTGA
- the phnE gene encoding phosphonate ABC transporter, permease protein PhnE, translated as MMAERPRLSADPRAAAARHPALFQRVTRARIATVLVIIAMLALFALGIVMLEFDARRFFQGLFRLGEFVVFMVPPSTGNWATFLIYLHALAETVAIALLGTLLAAVPAIVFGFLAAKNVVPQFLIHFLSRRVLDTVRGVDELIWALIWVNVVGLGPFAGILAVASANFGAFGKLFSEAIEAADPKPVEGVVSAGGGRLAAVRFGLWPQVAPVIASQVLYYFESNTRSATIIGIVGAGGIGLHLAEQIRTLEFQHVSALVLMILATVAVIDWLSTMLRFSIIGRRETVG; from the coding sequence ATGATGGCCGAGCGTCCGCGGCTCAGCGCCGACCCCCGCGCGGCAGCGGCACGCCACCCGGCGCTGTTCCAAAGGGTGACGCGGGCGCGTATCGCCACGGTGCTGGTGATCATCGCCATGCTGGCGCTGTTCGCGCTCGGCATCGTGATGCTGGAGTTCGATGCCCGCCGGTTCTTCCAGGGCCTGTTCAGGCTCGGCGAGTTCGTGGTGTTCATGGTGCCGCCCTCCACCGGGAATTGGGCGACTTTCCTGATCTATCTGCACGCGCTGGCCGAGACGGTGGCGATCGCGCTGCTCGGCACGCTGCTTGCCGCGGTGCCGGCGATCGTGTTCGGCTTCCTGGCGGCGAAGAACGTGGTGCCGCAATTCTTGATCCATTTCCTGTCGCGCCGCGTGCTCGACACCGTTCGCGGCGTCGACGAGCTGATCTGGGCGCTGATCTGGGTCAATGTGGTGGGACTCGGCCCGTTCGCCGGCATCCTGGCGGTGGCCTCGGCCAATTTCGGCGCGTTCGGCAAGCTGTTCTCGGAGGCGATCGAGGCCGCCGATCCGAAGCCCGTCGAAGGCGTGGTGTCGGCCGGCGGCGGCCGGTTGGCGGCGGTGCGCTTCGGCCTGTGGCCGCAGGTGGCTCCGGTGATCGCGAGCCAGGTGCTGTACTATTTCGAGTCCAATACGCGCTCGGCCACCATCATCGGCATTGTCGGCGCCGGCGGCATCGGCCTGCATCTCGCCGAGCAGATCCGCACGCTGGAATTCCAGCACGTGTCGGCGCTGGTGCTGATGATCCTCGCCACCGTCGCGGTGATCGACTGGCTGTCGACCATGCTGCGCTTCTCGATCATCGGCCGCCGCGAGACGGTGGGGTAA
- the phnE gene encoding phosphonate ABC transporter, permease protein PhnE yields MAPSITRLSDTQLDAMMRVYDGAIAAKRRQTLLGFAILAIAVAIAAQVGEVDLAKFGANLHRFGDYVVRLAHLENGAPVLSDVREWFWGVRRWLWLLGETILIAYMGTLMGALGGLVLCFFSARNLMGNGTVRFATKRFLEVCRTVPEMVFALIFVIAFGLGPVPGVLALAVHSTGALGKLFCEVVENIDMKPVDGVKANGGSWVEVVRFAALPQVLSNFASYTLLRFEINVRGAAVMGFVGAGGIGQDLMEAIRKFYYSDVSALLVLIVGTVMVIDLLTERLRHALLGLERA; encoded by the coding sequence ATGGCGCCTTCGATCACCCGCCTCAGCGACACGCAGCTTGATGCGATGATGCGCGTCTATGACGGCGCTATCGCCGCCAAGCGGCGCCAGACGTTGCTGGGCTTTGCGATTCTCGCAATTGCAGTCGCCATCGCGGCGCAGGTTGGCGAGGTTGACCTCGCCAAATTCGGCGCCAATCTCCATCGCTTCGGCGACTATGTGGTGCGCTTGGCGCATCTGGAGAACGGCGCGCCTGTGCTCTCCGATGTCCGCGAGTGGTTCTGGGGCGTGCGGCGTTGGCTCTGGCTGCTCGGCGAGACGATTCTGATCGCCTATATGGGCACGCTGATGGGCGCGCTCGGCGGCCTCGTCCTGTGCTTCTTTTCCGCCCGCAATTTGATGGGCAACGGCACCGTGCGCTTCGCTACCAAGCGCTTTCTTGAAGTCTGCCGCACCGTGCCGGAAATGGTGTTCGCGCTGATCTTCGTCATCGCCTTCGGGCTCGGGCCAGTGCCGGGCGTGCTGGCGCTGGCGGTGCACTCCACCGGCGCGCTCGGCAAGCTGTTCTGCGAGGTGGTCGAGAATATCGACATGAAGCCGGTCGACGGCGTGAAGGCCAATGGCGGCTCGTGGGTGGAGGTGGTGCGGTTCGCGGCGCTGCCGCAGGTGCTGTCGAACTTCGCCAGCTATACGCTGCTGCGCTTCGAGATCAATGTGCGCGGCGCGGCGGTGATGGGCTTTGTCGGTGCCGGCGGCATCGGTCAGGATCTGATGGAGGCGATCCGCAAGTTCTATTATTCCGACGTCAGCGCGCTGCTGGTGCTGATCGTCGGCACGGTGATGGTCATCGATTTGTTGACCGAGCGGCTGCGCCATGCGCTGCTCGGTCTGGAGCGCGCATGA